A DNA window from bacterium contains the following coding sequences:
- a CDS encoding DNA-binding protein, whose amino-acid sequence MARAARLHISVEDLVRLSVEEQLSRPDREFEEAVQYVLEKNADLYKRLA is encoded by the coding sequence CTGGCACGAGCGGCGCGTCTTCACATCTCTGTTGAAGATCTCGTGCGTTTGAGTGTCGAAGAGCAGTTGAGCCGCCCTGATCGCGAATTTGAAGAAGCTGTTCAGTACGTTCTGGAAAAGAACGCGGATCTTTACAAGCGCCTCGCTTGA